The DNA sequence TAATATATAAGTATCTGAAATAAGAACAGACAACAGTTTATACATAAACACAGGCAGCTACAACTGTATTCACAACTGCtaaacaaatatataaaatgtgaaGATTTAAGGTACCAAACTCTAGCACTGGTTGATAATTTGCTCTGCTGATTTAAATCTAGCACATTtgagccaatcaaatgaggccTTCAGCTGCAACTCTGTATTAacacactgtatctacactatATTCATACAATGTTGGTTAAAGTCTTTTTAGTGAGAGTTGTCAGGTTTCTGGATCTTTGTTACTCTTGTCTAGATAGGTTGATATGTCATCCTTAAAGATAAATATTGGAAAATGCAGTGTGCAAGAATGCAGAGCTTATGTGATGATGTTGAGTTCTCTCCTTTTGAAATACTGTGTGATAGAGGACCTCCAGGACTGTGACAGAGGACCTTCTGTGCTGGCACAGCCAAATATCTTTTCACTGCCAATTAATCTCTTAGGCACTGAAAATGTAAATCTCTTTAGGGGTGATGTAAGGACAGATTTAACAAAGGCTGATTTGAGTTGTGCTCTTAGTGCCTGCAGTAGGTTAAATGTTCCAAGCTTCCACAGGAAGCATGTCCTCTGCTGCACCTTCTTTAAGATGGAGCTGACAGTGTTTTCCCTTTTGAGATGCCAGAAAGTTATTGTTCCAATTTTAAGATAAATTGAAAGACTCCTGTAGTGAAAGATGAGTCATTGATAGCAGGAACCAGAAGTTGAGGAATTCTCCTGAAGTTCTCAATCATCTCCAGAGCTTCTACAACATTTAGCTTGAGACTGCTAAACCTATATCAGGACACATGCTGCTCTTCTTCCTCTATTCGGATTCACTCAGTAGGATATTCGGGGATCATTACAGGGAGTCCTGAAGGAACAGTCATTTGGTGTAAAGAGGGAGCACGCTACCTTCTGAAGCGGCAGAGTAGAAGGGCAGATAGTGTTAGGTGCACCGCCCAACTTCACACAGGGGGAAGCTGGTGATCCACTGACAGATGGAGTCAGGCACAGACAGCCAGGACAACCTGGTATATGGGAGCTATGGGATTGCTGTGTTAAATTTAGAGCTGAAGTCACCAAGATGGATCCTGACATAGGAGCATGTATCCCTTCCTAATGATCCCTTCCCTGCAGTACGAGCCACAGCATTACCGGCAAACCTGCTGGCACTGTTGAGAAACTACAGGGATCCTGTTCTAGGGCATGTGATTGTTTTGAGTGCTTTTGAGGGAAGGACTGAGTGATGGTTATTTATTTGTGCCGTTTTTCAATGACACAAGAGGAACTAGCACCAGCGGTTTTAAGTTTACATCCTGAAGTTTCCTGAAGATACCTCTCATTTGTAGATATCTAGAACTTAAGATCTCGTCAGTCATAGATCTTCACAGCTAGGCTATTCAAGTCTACAGTAAAATTTGTTGAGTTGTTTGGCAATTGATGGACATTCATGGATCAATAGTTCTAATAGTTGTTAACTTGTATGCCTGTGTAGAATGTGGATTGGGTCTTGGCTGGTAGCCATTTTTTAATGCTAGTTAAGAGTTTCTGTTAAACTGTCTAAACTGTTATATACTCACTGTATCAGTTACTTTGGAAGCTTTGCACTAAATCTCAGCAATATCCATAGATTAATGGAGATAAATGGTTTATTTGCATATACAATTtagagatggagagaacagCAGCTTATGAGGAAATATTGAAGCACTGTAGGTTAATTCTTTATACAGTCCTAGGGGTGTAGAGGTGTTATAGTTAGGTGAGAAATGGAACCCCCAGAGGTCTAGATGCTGTTTAATCAGAAACAAGGTAATGTCTCCTCTTACCAAATGATGGCTTTACAATGAGGAACAGTGTGAATTGAACAGGGAAATACACAGCAGTGCCACATTACAGTGTGTGACAGTATAGATCCTAGATAATTTTGGTATACAAATACATCCAGTAGTTCTATGACATATTATTAATACAATATATCTCAATAATCATTTGACAATGTACCCCAAGAGCAGGTGCAGGGCTAGGAAAGCCTCCAGATTTTACTAGTGAATTGAATTCATggagaaacactgggacagaccaAGCAGTGTAAGGGTGGCTTACACgccacagcactgaaaccgAAGAACCACGTAAATAGTGTTAGGGGTTACGCAGCATTTAAGCAGCTGCTGGTAGGTTTTGATGCCTGTAGCAGGAACTGTTCTGACTGGAGCTGTACTGTCCTGACTGGAGCGGTACTGTTCTGACTGGAGCGGTACTGTCCTGACTTGAGCTGTACTCACCCACCTAGAACAGAACATTTTTCCTTGGACAAGGCTGTCCAACTTAATGACATTAGTTGTGACATATCTAATGCCCTTGTCCTGGACAATACAAAATGACCATTAATTGGAAATGACAAGATCTGCGTTGGTTGGGCAGAAGCATGTACCTGTGAACCAACCTAGGGACCATGACTGCATGAATTTCACACTGGCCCTGTAACATttttttagctgaatctgcagtGACCATGTTGTACATTCTAACATCTTCCACTAACTGAGCATAAAAGTTACCTTAAAAGTTACCCATAATAGTTTACCATTAAAGTTACCTCCCCTATAGTATGTGTTGCAGAAACCAGATGGCAAGTAGCTTGGTTAGTCAGTACTCCTCCCTTTGCATTAGCTTTGGTCCTCAATGGTGATACATGATACATGAATGGTGTTTTTTAGATTTTAAGGCTATAGAAATGGCATTTGCTGTGGACCCAGTAGCACCCACACAAGCTGCAGTGTCAGATACCACATCTCTACACTTTGTCATGAATAATTAACCATAACATCATTTGTAAAATAATCTTTCTGCATATATAAAACGAGTAGATATGCCCCCATTAATCATGGCAAGGGCCCTCCTTCTGGAACCAGTCCATATTTAAGCCCTGTGTACATTTTATGGAATTTACAGGAGCACAAGTTGTCTTTCCATAGATTTGCATTGCACACTTCATGAGTATATCCACTCCAGGGCAGTAATAACTGTTTAATCCCACTGCAGTATTTTACCAGTTATCAATGTGTATTTTATACTGATTATTATAATTGATTGCTTTATTCCAGAGTAATCCCATATCAAACCACATGTGAACCCATTTGCACTAGGATTCATTATTATTCATGACACTGCAGCATTGTGTCACGCGGTGCAAACATGATGTGCTAAGAGCAGTGAGATTTATAGAGGGCAACGGTTGAGGGTCAGGCTTACCAACATGAACACATGatacaataaacacataaaaGCAATAAACACGAAAGCTAAGATCaggaaaactgaaaaaaaaatcacaagaaACAAGGAAACATGAAAAACAGTTTTAACAAATAACATAACAAAGCACTTACAATGACCAGTGAAGATGTTAAACACAGGTTATAAATAGGCAAGTAAATGAGAGGATAATAAGAAAGAGGTGGCAGCAATAACAAGGGCAGAGAACTAATCGAGGGGAGTAACTCAGAACGACAACAAAAAGCATGTGGAACAAAACACTGGAAAGTTAAGGAAACAGGGCAAGAGGGAGAAGCCATGTCTGGGAACTTGTCAGGGTTTTCTTTCTCCACACAGATGACATTGTATTCATCGGTATTGGTTATAGACGTGTTTTGGGTGCATGACATTTTCAAAAGACTCTCTAGGAGCCTGAGGAGTGGGAAGGAAACATTATGCCTCATGCTGATCCCCACGCTGATATTTTTTCATTCTTGTCAGATGAACCGAGGCTGCATTTCTTGTTAGGCCACTGATGGAGTAGTGAAGAGTACTGTGGGCAGTCTAGCTAGGAGAAAATTTGATTTCAGCAGGACCTCATGTCAGGTTCCACTGCAAAGCTCTCATGTATGTCAAAGCTTGGATTTGTCTACTGCCCGGGCCCTGTGAGACCCTGTGAGACCCTGTGAGACCCTCTGAGCCAGACACTTACTGTAGTTAAGCAGCATCACCCATAAGATGATGTTCACCCATCACCAGGAATGTCCTCTCATGTCCTCTTTGCTCGACTGAAGATTGTAGTTCTGGACTGGTTGGACGTGCTCTTAGGGGAGAAGAACAGCTGGGAGATGAGCAAGATTCAGTGCTGCTCTGTGCTTACTAACATTGGTAGAAAATGGTCTATACCCAAGTTttgctgagggttttttgtttttgagttTTCAGTCTCTGATTTGCTCACTCAACTAAGCCTTATCCCTCTGGTTGAAATGAATAGTGAAACCTCTGTTTGATTCCTTGAGCTTGTCACACCGTTTTCAAAAGCATTTCCTGTAAAATGGGTGCCCAGACAATAGTCCCCATCTTTTCTGTCAGTAACACCTCAGCCACTTTGGCCATTGTGTCACAGGCATTTGGGAATGTTCCTGCCCACTTtgtgaagtgttctttaaaccCCAGTAAATTTTTCTTCCCCCTACAGTTTCATAATGAGCTAATTCAATTTATTTGCAGCTGTGCAAATGGTTGCATAGATCTAGGTTGTTGTTTCATTCTTCCTTTGAGTGTCAGTCCAGGGTTCCAGCAGGCACATGCAGCACCCCAATGATCATAATCACGAATGTTATTGTTCACTTTCGAAAGCCCTCAAGTCTGTCCAAGCTGATGTCACCTCAGTCTGTGTATGACATAACCTATAAAGGTGAATCATAGTACCCATTATCAGATCTGGCAGATTTGCAGTCACCTTTGGATCACTCCAGATGGAGTCTTATCTCCACTACCACAGTTCTCCATCCGCAACCATTTTGTTCAAGTTTACTAAGACTTCACATGCTTCTGATAATGTGTATAGTTGTTCAGACTAGCTGGCCACAGCAAACTTTACATCTATGTCCTGCCCTTCCTGCAAATGTATTCTCTTCAACATAGAAAGATTACCAAGCAACATAAAGGTTGCATGCCTCTTCAATAGgacactctttcactctctgaCTGTGCTTCACTTATCTGTGATGTAGCAATGGTGTAATTCCCTTTTGCCAGATGTGGATACACAACTTCAGTGTAATAAAAATGATTCCCTTTTTCCCTCCATATCCTATTGCGTTTATCACATCACTGCTGATTATTTACTTGATAAAATAGTAAAACCAGAGTGAGAAACCTCGGTATCAACATCTGGTGCTCTTTTTAATGGAGATTCAGGCTTAGCTTTGTCAATGAAAAATAAGCCTGCCATAAAAAATACGCCGCTCTCCATAAACTGTAGTAGATGTGGTCCTGTAGCTCAGCTGGAGTACTTTGagctgtgtgctctgtgtgccaCGATCCACGAGGTCATGGTCTCTGTTCCCAGGGAGCACACGCtgcatttcactgttttgtacTGAGCAATTACAGTAAATTGAATCTTAATACAGTTGTCATGTGTCCTCTATTTACTTACATGTCAAGTGTAAGTGGCAGGAGAGAATTAGCGAGTCCTAACTTTAGAGATGTacatatttgttttatttaaggTACAGAAGGCACAACCAGATGTCCATTATATATTTTCATGTGGTCTACCTGCCCCTTTCAGAGAATCGTTAATTGGTTGTATAATCTGTGAATAACTAGGATTGAGTATGCAACATTCTGCTACATTCTGCAATGACCTGTTATCCGTTGGTTCAGGGTCACTTGCACGTCTAAGAGATGGCATACCTTAAATATGTAATTTTCCCCTGGGCTGTCTGTACTTTATTGGGGTTACAATTAACACCACTGTTAGCCAGGTGCTGCAAGATTGATTTCAACCCTCTATTAAGTGCTTCAAAATCCTTTAAAGAGAAGAGCATATAACCTACATATTAAACAAATTTGGGTATTATGCACGAGCTTCTGATAGGCCCTACCTGCACAGGGATTTGGTGGAACGAACGAGTCTCGGAGTGGTACCATTACTCAAAGACTTACTTATGTGCCAGCAAGTTCTTTAACGCTTTGCAATCAGTttacagtatgtgtgctttgacAAACTGCTGCTTAAGTACTTTACTAGTGTTTGAAGGGATGATGTATCTGCATTTAACAGATTGCGTACCTTCCATTTAACAGAGCCCTGCTGGATGGGATGCTTGCTGGGAAAGAAGAGATAAACATTCAGACTGAAAGCCCACCCATCCATACTACTCTGGGAAGAAAGGATATCAGACTGAGGAGAAAGGAACTGTTCATCAAAAACAATCAAACCCTTCCTTTCACTTACTCAAACTTTTATCAACACTCCAACTGTTCTTTTGTATCTTTACTTGGTGTAACTGAAACGCATGGCATGAAAAAGCTGTTTAGTGAGACAAATCTTAGCCAAGGAATACACtacaaatatttaaaatgtgcaTTTAGTCAAATGTATTACTTCATATGTTTTCCTTCATGACCGTGTCCTATACATTTCATAATTTGCCTTGTACAATGACTGCACATAGTACCAATGATGTAATTAATGTGAGCTGTGCCTAGTATTTAAAAGCAATAAGATGCCATTTTTTGTCCCCATGCTGCTTTTTTACCTCTGTCAAAATGTCCCGTCTTCAAATGCAGGAATGTTGAACACTTAACTTGTTAGGTCAGACTTGTAGATATGCTAATTATAAGATATTAAGAGATAATCTTTAGAAGAGATGGTTTTTAGTAAAATAGTTTTTAATTCAACAAGATTTTTTGGGGGTCCAGCCTAGCCATTGAGACCCCATTTTAGTGAGTGGTTTCAGTTAGGTCTCAATAAAGTTTCTATCAGTGTCTTCAGTGTCTCTTTGCCTGATTATGTTAAGTCACTGGTGGATTTATCAAAGGCTTTTtcacactgatacaacacagtGAGCCTAGTTGTGGGATAGTGAAATTCTATTCTAGAGTACCAATTAAAGAAAAGAAGAGGATGTACCCACAGAGGACCTCAGTTCTCCGTCCTTGAAACTAAAGGAACAATAAGTGTTTTTTCCAATTCTTCTTTATGTTACGAAAGAGTCATTATACTGACACCTGGTGGTCTGGATGTTTCAGATATTCTGTactaaatgtattttaaatatgGCCACGTCCATGTGTTGGATCCCACTCTATTGCACATAAACTGAATCACGTGAGAACTAAAAACCAGTTTGATTCTTCATCTCGTGTGAGCTACCATTTatagaaaaaaatgtataaataaatctCACTCATACATTTAGTTTGCTACTTTTTGGTGGAAAAATCACTTATTGCTCCTTTATACTTGTCCTACAATAACACTGGCTGGGCTTAGAAAACAGGCATGCTCAGAAATGCGAAAATGATCTAGAAAATGAGCAGACAGGCTGAACAGGATCCTAAGATATATAGTGAAACGGAACAACCTTGAGGAGCAGCTTAGTAATGTTTGGAATGACAAAGAACTACTGATGAACATACTGgatcagatcagatcagaaACCAGAACAGACATAGCAGAGGACTCTGATGACAACATGACAATACCATGCTCTCATGAAGTTACAATATTAATGTTGGCATCATTGCAACCAACCCCACCCCATCAAAAAATAAAACTTCCAGATATTACTGTAGGACTTATCATTGTAATGGGAATAAGAGGCCATTTCTGCCTGCACTTTTTTATACTTGTCTCAATGTAGAAGTGTATAAAATTGAGCAAACACTTTTTAAATATCAGCAAATATAAAGAATATAAGAATACTCATCCATGTTGATAAAATGTCAAAATACATAGACTTTACAGTTATTTCTGTATCTGTTTTTCAGCATGTTTAACAACCAGTCTTACTACATCATAGAGTTGCTATTTTAAGCAGTGAACACCAGGAAGTTTGTCAGTCTCTCCAATAACTGAGTGAAACACTTTCGGTTTTCACTATTGCTTCAGGATTCAAGTCTTAAATTCACAGGTCTTCTCCAACAGCTTAGGGACTCTGAACTGGATATAGTCATTTGAATCTAGTGACCATAGCAGCAAAATTCTGTGATGGCTACTGCATTATCTCAGCACATATCTTGTCCTGTGTGCTTGACTGATTTGAGGGATCCAGTGAGTCTTCCATGTGAGCATGTCTATTGTAGAGAATGCATCGCTAACCATCTGGCTGAGAGTGGGGATGTGAGCAGATGTCCTGTATGCCGCCAGCCCTTTACCAGGGATCACGTCAGAAGGAGCCGTTTCTTAAGGAACATAGTAGAAGCCACCCAAGCCCACCTGATGGAGCATGAAGCACAGAGGGCAAGTATGATGCACGCCCAAGAACAGGCTGTGACCTGCGACCCTGCCCAGCGCTGCCCTTTTCACAACCAGCCATTCAAGCTTGTCTGTGAGACAGACAACGAGCTGATCTGTGATATCTGCAGAGAGGAATCGGTGCATCAGGGACATCAGTACAAAAGTTTGAAGGACGCATTTCAAGAGAGGAAGGTACATTGAAATATCGTATACAATCAGAAATAGTATAATCATTTATGTTTGTGTATAGGAGGAGAGGTGTTGAAAAGACTTTGGTACAGAGGATTTTGTTAGACGTGTTCTGATATGTCATTTACATTCTGATAAATCCTACAGGAAAAGACATCTGATTGCGTGGCAATTTTGTTAACTGAAGATGAGAATCTGGTTGATTTGATAGAGGAGCAGACTGTTGAGATTGTGAAAACAAGGGTAGGTAAAAATTAACCCATGACTAAAGCATGTTTTCTCACcctgaataaaaaaaatcatgtaTGCATTATGGAAATGGTGAGTCTGGTCATATATTTTGTAGGACAAAACTACGTTGCTGTCAGAACAGATCTCTGCTGAGTTTGAGATGTTGCACAAGTTTCTAATACAGCAGGAGGGCGAGGTAATGAAGCTGCTATATGAGAAGCAAAATCAAAACTTTGAACGGATGGAAAAAAATTTACATATTATGGAAGAAAAATTGTCTGATAGAAGAGAGAAGCAAGGGGTTCTGATGTCGGCCTTGGAGAATGAACAACCCTGTCAGTACCTACAGGTTAGCCATTTATTTTCCTATTTAGATTTTTAAGGCATGACTAAAAGTGTAATATGTGATTAGTGTCCACTCATGTGCTTCTGTATTGAGACATGGGgatagaggcagcaggaggcagaggctgtaAACTAGAAGCTTTATTGTCCATGGTGCAGGTAACAGAAATACTTAGGCCAAATGGCAACAATGAGGAGAAAGGTGGCACTCAGCACAGTCCAGAGAAGCAGTCCAGTACTGTAGGTGCCATTGAAAGGAGCAGGATACTCGTAGCGCATGGCGACAGCTCTTcagtgtgcagcactggactgcatGACCTGTGGTGGCCAGGTGATAATAGTTTGGAGACTGTGACCAGGGGAAGTGGCTTGGTATGAGAGGGTGTGCTGAGAACTGAGgtgggcgtgtgtgggtgtgtcagtgCACACgcacgccctctggtggcttCCAGGCTCGCTCACCATGACATGTATCTACAGTGGTGGAAAGAACGTGGACAAActcttactgggaaaatcctcAACCCTCAGCCACTCAGCATGTGAGTATTCTTGGAAAgaataaatgcttttgaataATCCATCAGGATAATCCATCTGAAATGGCTGTAAAATGGGATTATTTTTAGGACGCTGTCTGCACAGGGCTTCAGTGTTATGCCTGACTCCCTGTTCCTTGGTCCTTATGAGACACACCTGCAGTTCTTCATGTGGAAAAAGATGCTAAGATCCATTCAACCAGGTAACAGACATGAAGAGTTGACCAGCACACCAAAAGTGCAGAATGTCATTTTTCTCAATTATATGCAAAATATTTGCACTCACAATTGTATCTGTAGTTCATAAGTATTACAACTCATCTGTTTCTACCCTATAAGTCCCCCATCATCACACAGTGGAGGATGAAGGTGACCAAAGCATAAAAATTTCTCCCAGCGGTCTTAGCGTCCAGCATAGGAAGAACGTGCAGATGAGAAATGAGAGCTCCACCTCTTGGCTGAGAGCTGACACCACCTATGGCACGGGACAGCACTactgggaggtggaggtggggcagAAAGCAGACTGGGGTGTGGGCGTTTGCAGCTGCAGATCGAACCAAGCGGACAAGGATGCAGTGCTTTGCCGCAGCTCAGAGTCTGGCTATTACATCCAGCAGGCCAGCAACGCAGACAAAAAACATGTAGACATCGCACTGCCTCCTAGAAAGATAGGTGTGTACCTGGACTGTCAGAGACGGCAGGTCTCGTTTTATAATGCAGACAGCATGGTTCTCATTGACACCATCACTCTGTTAAAATCATTACCTCAttccctctgtgtctctcctggTCTGTACTTGCATGGAACAAACAGCGATGCCCTTACACTTTGCTGGTATTAAGTCAAACGTCATGTCCTAAGGTACTTTAGCAATATAACTGTCATTTATTCAAAGAGACCGAATACTCGGGAGCTTTTATACATAGAAAGATACACTTTAATGACAGAATGAGAACATTGAGGTGATGTAATTGACTTTCAGCACAAGTCTGCTAAACTGTCTTTAGAGTCTGACAGCTATGACTAAAGCAGTTGCACTGTGACAAAAGTGGGGGTTGTTACCAGTTGCCCTGGGATCTTTAATTAAACGCGCATGTGATTGGATTGGGAGACAGAGCTGCATGGGGGGTGTCTGgatgaagagagcagacagctccTTCAGTGCCTCAGTCTGGTAAAGACACTGCAAAATCACAGCACTTTCACACAAACAATGTTAACTGCTTTTGGATatgtttacattttcttttttattaaaataaaatcctGTGCCACATTTcttataataaataaagatgCATTGCTCCTAAATATAGTCCTGTTCCTGTTGACTTCAGTATGTCTGTATTTTAGTGCATGGAGCACCAGCAAATGGATTTACTTAACACAGAATGAAAGGACAACTTGCTGCTTGTGTACTATATACATGTGATTATCCAGTCACCTGCTGATGTCTTTCAAAGGGTCAAAGATGATTTGTAATCTGATCTAATCGTTTGTCATGGAAGATTGTTTGTAGAAATGAGAGTTATGAGggttacttttaaaatatattacattgtaGAATTTCAGTTAACTGCAATGTAAGGTGAAAGACAGCACCATCTGTGTGCTGTTTATTTGGTTGAAACTGCTTTGGTTGAAATTGCTAAAAGCTCCTTGTAACAGTTTGTAAAACTTACTTTTAATATGAGTAATATGAGTGCTTTTCCTGTTTTTCTATTGGCCAGATTTTCTGACTGTTTGCCAGTGTTTTGAACCACATGATTAAAAGTCTCCCCAAATATAGAACACTGAAGGAAACATGTGTTAGCTCAAACTGGGGGAAGGGGCTGACTAACACACACCCAGTAACACACACCCAGGAAAATCCCTTGTGTCTCTGCTGTATGTGGGGGACATTTGGTGCCAGTCATGTGAAAGGCAGCAGCTGCAGTTGGAACCAGCT is a window from the Brachyhypopomus gauderio isolate BG-103 chromosome 13, BGAUD_0.2, whole genome shotgun sequence genome containing:
- the LOC143473736 gene encoding nuclear factor 7, ovary-like gives rise to the protein MATALSQHISCPVCLTDLRDPVSLPCEHVYCRECIANHLAESGDVSRCPVCRQPFTRDHVRRSRFLRNIVEATQAHLMEHEAQRASMMHAQEQAVTCDPAQRCPFHNQPFKLVCETDNELICDICREESVHQGHQYKSLKDAFQERKEKTSDCVAILLTEDENLVDLIEEQTVEIVKTRDKTTLLSEQISAEFEMLHKFLIQQEGEVMKLLYEKQNQNFERMEKNLHIMEEKLSDRREKQGVLMSALENEQPCQYLQWWKERGQTLTGKILNPQPLSMTLSAQGFSVMPDSLFLGPYETHLQFFMWKKMLRSIQPVPHHHTVEDEGDQSIKISPSGLSVQHRKNVQMRNESSTSWLRADTTYGTGQHYWEVEVGQKADWGVGVCSCRSNQADKDAVLCRSSESGYYIQQASNADKKHVDIALPPRKIGVYLDCQRRQVSFYNADSMVLIDTITLLKSLPHSLCVSPGLYLHGTNSDALTLCWY